CGCTCGATCGACTCGTCCCCGAGGAACTCCACACCTCAAGGATGCGGCATCGCGCGGGGAAGTGACACAAGCCGTGCTCCCGGCGAGGAACCGGGCCCACCCCGTCCACCTGACAGCGGACGGGGATGCGACCGGCCACTCGCTAGCGGACCAGGCCCCAGCGGAAGCCGAGCGCGACCGCGTGCGCCCGGTCCGATGCGCCCAGCTTCTTGAACAGTCGCCTGGCGTGGGTCTTGACCGTGTCCTCGGAGAGGAACAGCTCACGGCCGATCTCCGCGTTGGACCGGCCGTGGCTCATGCCCTCGAGCACCTGGATCTCGCGCGCGGTGAGCGTGGGCGCGGCGCCCATCTCGGCCGAACGGAGCCGGCGCGGGGCGAGCCGCCAGGTCGGGTCGGCGAGTGCCTGGGTGACGGTGGCCCGCAGTTCGGCGCGCGAGGCGTCCTTGTGCAGGTACCCCCGGGCGCCGGCGGCGACGGCGAGGGCGACGCCG
This sequence is a window from Streptomyces sp. HUAS YS2. Protein-coding genes within it:
- a CDS encoding response regulator transcription factor, producing the protein MTSVLVCDDSPLAREALRRAVATVPGVERVTTAANGEEVLRRWGADRSDLILMDVRMPGLGGVETVRRLLSADPGARIIMLTVAEDLDGVALAVAAGARGYLHKDASRAELRATVTQALADPTWRLAPRRLRSAEMGAAPTLTAREIQVLEGMSHGRSNAEIGRELFLSEDTVKTHARRLFKKLGASDRAHAVALGFRWGLVR